The Corynebacterium marinum DSM 44953 genome contains the following window.
GGGTTACGCCCTCCGGGCCGGCGGCTTCGAGGACGCGCTGGCAGTCGCCGAGCTGCTGGCCACCAAGGCGCCGCTCACCCTCCGCCACCTCAAGTACGAGTTCTCCCACACCTCGCACCGGCCCTACACGAGGGCCGAGCGGGAGGAGGCCGCCGCGGCGGCGTGGCTCTCCGGGGACGTGGAGGAATCCCGGGCCGCACGGGCGGAGAAGCGCGCCCCTCAGTTCCGGGGGCGTTAGGGGCCGTCAACCGTCAGCCGCCGGCACCTCGGCGCAGCACCGCGAAGAACATCGCGTCCGTGCCGTGGCGGTGGGGCCACATCTGGACGCTCTTGTCGTTGCCCACGTCCGACATCGGCGCGACCAGCTCATGGGCGTCGACCTCGACGGCACCGAGTTCCTTCACGGCCTTGTCCACGATCTGGCGGGTCTCGCGCAGGTCGGGGGAACACGTCGAATACACGACCACGCCGCCGGGGCGGACCAGTTTCAGCGCGGAGGCCAGCAGGTCGAACTGGAGGGGGTTGAGCTCGGCGATGTCGGCTTCCTCCTTGCGCCAGCGCGCCTCGGGGCGGCGGCGGAGGGCGCCGAGGCCGGAGCAGGGGGCGTCGACAAGCACGCGGTCGTAACCGGGTTCGAGACCCGGGTCGCGGCCGTCGGCGACGTGCACGGTCACCGGCAGGCCGCGGGTGGACTGCTCCACCAGTTTCGCGCGGTGCGGGGAGACCTCGACGGCGTCGACGTGGGCGGCGTCGATACGCGCCAGGGCCCCCATCAGGGCGGCCTTGCCGCCGGGGCCGGCGCAGAGGTCGAGCCACCGGCCGCCGTCTTCGCCTTCCAGCGGTGCCTCCACAACCGCGCGGGCGACCAGCTGCGAGCCCTCGTCCTGCACCCCCGCCAGGCCGTCGCGGACCAGCTCAAGGTCGCCGGGGTCGCCGGAGCCGAGGTGCACCGCGTAGGGCGAGTACTGGCCTTCCTCGCCACCGGTGATCAGGGCAAGTTCCTCGGCAGTGAGTTCGCCGGGGCGCGCGACCAGGTGGACGGTGGGGCGCTCGGAGTCCGCGTCGAGGGCGGCGTCGAGTTCCCCCAGGCCCAGGACCCGGGAGAAGGATTCCGCGATCCAGGTCGGATGGGCGTTGCGGAACGCCACCGCGGCGATCTCGCCGGGCGGGGTGAGAAGGGCGATCCACTTGTCCGCCGGGGTGCGCGTGATGGTGCGCATGACGGCGTTGGCGAAGCCCTTGGCGTGCTCGTTGCCGCTGGCCTCCACCAGTCGCACGGTGGTGTCGACCGCCGCGTGGGGCTCCACCCGCGTGTAGAGCAGCTGGTAGGCACCCAACCGCAGCGCGTCGAGCACCTCGGGGGCGATCTTGTCGAGGGGGCGGGTGGAACTCTCGGCGATGACCGCGTCGAGCACGCCCTTGGCGCGCAGGGTGCCGTAGGTGATCTCGGTGGTGAAGGCCGCGTCACGGTCGACGATCCTGCGTTCCCGCAGCAGGCGCGGCAGGATGAGGTTGGCGTAGGCCTCATCCTCCCGCACCCGGGTGAGCACCTCGTGCGCCAGCAGCCGCGGGGCGTCCAGGCCGGGGAAGGTCCGCGTCGCCTGCTTCTTCGCCGGGGGCTTGTTCCCGCCCTGCGGCCGTGACCGCTGGGGGGCCGCTTTACGGGCCTTGGCGGCCTTCGCGGGGGCGTCGGCACGTTTCTGGGGGTCCTGCTTCTGGGGTTCCTGGCCGCCTCTGGACCGGGATCGGAATCCGCCGCTCATGAGAAGGTCACCTGCTCTCCGGATTGAAGGGTCGAGTTGCCGCGGGCCCAGTCGGCGGCGTTCATCATCTTCTTCCCCGGCGGCTGGGCCTCGCCGAGGGTCACCGCGCCGGTGCCGGTGCCGACTGTGACGGTGTTCCTGCCCACGTGAATCTGCCCGGGGGCGAGTTCCGGCGCGGGGCCGTCAGCCTCCGGCCTACGGGTGACGGGGCCGATCTTGATGCGTTCCTCGCCGAGCATCGTCCAGGCGCCGGGACCCGGGGTGTGGGCGCGGATGTGGCGGTCGACGGCGAAGTCGGGTGCACTCCAGTCGATGCGCGCATCCTCGGTGGTGATTTTCGGCGCGTAGGTGGGGTCACCGGTCTGCGGCTGCGGGACCATCGCCCCGGTCGCCAGACCGTCCATGGTGGCGGCCAGCAGCTCGGCGCCCGAGTAGGCCAGCCTGGTGAGCAGGTCGTCGGTGGTGTCGGTGGGGCGGATCACCTCGGTGACGGTACCGAGGACGGGACCGGTGTCCAGCCCTTCCTCGATACGGAAGGTGGCTGCGCCGGTGATGTCGTCGCCGGCCCGGATCGCCGCCTGGACCGGGGCCGCGCCACGCCAGGCGGGAAGCAGGGAGAAGTGCAGGTTGATCCAGCCGCGGGCGGGCAGATCGAGCAGGTCGGCGGGGATGAGGTTGCCGTAGGCGACGACCGGGACGGCGTCCGGCGCCAGTTCCGCGAGCCGGGCACGGATGGCGTCCCCGTCCTCGGTTCCGGCTTTAAGGGTGGCCGGGGTGAGCACCTCGATGCCGTGCTCCTGCGCGAGGGCGGACACCGGGGAGGGGTGGAGGGTCCGGCCCCGCCCGCGGCGGGCGTCCGGGCGGGTGAGGACGGCGACGACCTCATGGTCTGACTGCAGCAGCCGCTGGAGGGCGACGACCGCTGGTTCGGGGGTTCCGGCGAAAATGAGACGCATGCGGTGGGGATGCTCCTTATTAAGAGTTGAACCAGTCGGAGGTGCGGATGGTGGCCATGGCTTCCTTGCGGAGCTCGGGGCTCAGGCGCTTGAGGAAGAGCACCCCGTCCAGGTGGTCGGTCTCGTGCTGGATGCAGCGCGACATCAGCCCGGAGGCGACCATGGCGACGGGGTGGCCGTCGACGTCCCGGCCGGAGACCCTGACCGTCTCGAAACGCTCGGTGTCCATGGAGATGTCCGGGATGGAGAGGCAGCCTTCCTGACCGGTCTGGGTCTGCTCGCCGATTGCCTCCCACACAGGGTTGATGATGTGCCCGCGCAGGCCGTCCTCGATATGACTGCAGTCGTAGACGAAGATTCGGCGGGTGAGGCCGATCTGGTTGGCGGCCAGGCCGACTCCGCCGGCATGGTCCATCGTCTCGAGCATGTCGTCGACGAGCGCTCGCAGGGCGTCGTCGAATTCGGTAATCTCGTCGGACCGGGTGGTCAGGACCGGGTCACCGAACATTCGGATGTCGCGGATAGTCATGGGTGGTGCGGGCTCCTTCTTCGCGGGCGTGTCGTCCCCGTAGTCTACTTCTCCCCTGTTACAGGCAGAATTCCGCGCCTGCCTGTCCGGTCAGGCCGCGTCCCCGGGCGGCGGCCTTCTCCTCCGGATCTTGGCCCCGGCGGAGTGCTGCTGGAATTCGGTCTCGTTCAACTCGACGGGGCCGCCGTCCGGC
Protein-coding sequences here:
- the def gene encoding peptide deformylase, which gives rise to MTIRDIRMFGDPVLTTRSDEITEFDDALRALVDDMLETMDHAGGVGLAANQIGLTRRIFVYDCSHIEDGLRGHIINPVWEAIGEQTQTGQEGCLSIPDISMDTERFETVRVSGRDVDGHPVAMVASGLMSRCIQHETDHLDGVLFLKRLSPELRKEAMATIRTSDWFNS
- the fmt gene encoding methionyl-tRNA formyltransferase, whose translation is MRLIFAGTPEPAVVALQRLLQSDHEVVAVLTRPDARRGRGRTLHPSPVSALAQEHGIEVLTPATLKAGTEDGDAIRARLAELAPDAVPVVAYGNLIPADLLDLPARGWINLHFSLLPAWRGAAPVQAAIRAGDDITGAATFRIEEGLDTGPVLGTVTEVIRPTDTTDDLLTRLAYSGAELLAATMDGLATGAMVPQPQTGDPTYAPKITTEDARIDWSAPDFAVDRHIRAHTPGPGAWTMLGEERIKIGPVTRRPEADGPAPELAPGQIHVGRNTVTVGTGTGAVTLGEAQPPGKKMMNAADWARGNSTLQSGEQVTFS
- a CDS encoding RsmB/NOP family class I SAM-dependent RNA methyltransferase, with amino-acid sequence MSGGFRSRSRGGQEPQKQDPQKRADAPAKAAKARKAAPQRSRPQGGNKPPAKKQATRTFPGLDAPRLLAHEVLTRVREDEAYANLILPRLLRERRIVDRDAAFTTEITYGTLRAKGVLDAVIAESSTRPLDKIAPEVLDALRLGAYQLLYTRVEPHAAVDTTVRLVEASGNEHAKGFANAVMRTITRTPADKWIALLTPPGEIAAVAFRNAHPTWIAESFSRVLGLGELDAALDADSERPTVHLVARPGELTAEELALITGGEEGQYSPYAVHLGSGDPGDLELVRDGLAGVQDEGSQLVARAVVEAPLEGEDGGRWLDLCAGPGGKAALMGALARIDAAHVDAVEVSPHRAKLVEQSTRGLPVTVHVADGRDPGLEPGYDRVLVDAPCSGLGALRRRPEARWRKEEADIAELNPLQFDLLASALKLVRPGGVVVYSTCSPDLRETRQIVDKAVKELGAVEVDAHELVAPMSDVGNDKSVQMWPHRHGTDAMFFAVLRRGAGG